The window ATGTGTGCTATGTTGTGTAAACTTTGAACTGTGtactctgtttttgtctttccacCCAGTCCTGGTATTTGAAAGTAAATGTCAGCACAAAGCAACTCCCTGATCCAGAACTCTGTCAAAAGTAACACCAAcctccaaaacaaaacatactgtatacaactAATAAATGTGCCATCGAGTGTCTGCATGTAGCCAGGCTGCAGTAGATGTGAAATCATTTTTACATGTTATGGCACAATACCACTTTGTCACAACcattaaaacaaatttttttatAAAGTATACCTGGTTTTAGAGCTTAAAGATGACAGACATTAACCATTTACCATGCTGATGATGCTTGTAACGCTTCattacttacatacatacatattttggCTTTCAAACATCGCAGATCATAGATATTGTTTCTTATAAACGGCACTAAACTTCAAAGAACAGAACAATCGTCACAAATGGGGATTTCACAGATGTGGCTATACTTTGAAAATCATCGTCAGTGACAAATGATGGAAAAACCCGTCTGATATGAAATCAACAGCTGACTGGAGGTTGGATATGCCGAGGTCTCCTCTGGCAGAGTGCCTACAGTATCTGTACAGgtgttgttttttcacagaCAAAAAGTGAGAGACAATGATAAATGGCATCCATCGCATGAAAGCAGGCACCCACTGAGAAGATGCTCTGACGTCGCCTATACATGAACATTATACAGTCCGTTATTAGGTTTAAAGTAGTGGATGTATTGGTGGGCAGCACCAGCCAATACCAGAATAAAAGAGTGCCTGATGGGTGAGgatgttcctcctcctcctcctgtccataaCCAGGAAGTCCCTGCTGTACTCTGTCTTATCTAATCAGTCCCTCTTCTTGTCCTGCTCCTCGGCATCCTCGTCCACCTGAGGCCCGGGGAAGGCGTGGTGGTACAGGTGCCTGTGACTGGCCGCTACATTATACAGCTTGTAGAGAGCCTGTGGAGCAGAGACGAGAGAGGTGGTTACAGGCAGAGAATTTAACTCCTCAAGATCGCTTAAGATAATGTCAGGGTAGGGATACACTTGAGCAATTTTGGGAGCAATGTTGATGGGCAATGGTTACAAAAATAGCCAACAAAGTGACACataaaagtaacaaaacattCACATGTGTACCATCCtgtttattttatagtttaattttATAGTCCCTTATAGTTTATACTATATTGTTCCATTTAGATACTGTTGTGATATCTAGAATTGGAcacaaaagaaatggaaaagaaCGGTCCATCACTTGAGCTCACCCTCTGCTGTCCAGGGTTTCCTACTGAAGGCCAACAGTGAACAGCAGGCTGCGTTTGAGCAGTGCAGGGCGAGACGTGACCTTACCATTATCAGTAAATCATCCAGAGTTTCCTACTTTTATGAAAGTAACAATTTTGAGAAAACTTTTTACTCAGGACTCTCCCAAAAGATGCTCTTGCTATCTCTGCCTTTGTAAATATTCCCACTCGGATTGCTCCACTTACCTCATTTGTGCTTCCCTGCAGAGgcattaaaaaggaaaagaatatATACTGTgagcacatacatgcatatataacATAAAGCATCTTCAATAACAATTCATCATTGCTGTAATGGATCTGCCACATTGTCTGTAACACTGATTTAAAGGGGATTGTTGCCCTCTAGTGGATTAAAGATACTGATAAAGATGTGTACTTgagtgtacagtatttgtctttACTGTTCATAGTACATTCTGGTAATTgttttagttgattaatcgattagtcagttaacagaaaatgaaccggcatacattttattaatagaTGAATTGTTTAAGAAGGAGTCACTTGTTACAGATTTGCTAGTTTTCTTATTCTTCTATGATTGTACAGTGTGCTGCactatatttgggttttggactcctggttgaacaaaacaagtaatttgaataAGTCAGCTTGGGATTTGGGATATTGTGGTgagcattcatttattaattgagaaagtaatcaatgatgaaaatagtCATTACCATAACCTTGACCATAAACTTTGATGGATGGCTCcatgaattaataaaatcagacaGTTTACAATTTGTGAACAGTTTCTGATTTCTCTGCATCTGTGAGTAAATCTGCTTTCTTCCATCAGTAGTAAACAGACCCAATTTATTCCATTTTGTCATGGCCAAATGCTGAAATCCATTTCATTTATATCATCTAGATAGCACTGAAaggattagttgattaatcgattagtcgatagGCAGAAAACgaattgccaactattttgattatcaattcgacgtttaagtcatttatcaagcgaAAATGCCAAAGATTCACTAATTTCCTGCTTCTCAAAAAGTTTTACATTGttgcaaagtgaaaacatttgGGTTTTGCACTGTTTagtcaaaacaagcaacttgaaGAAGTCACAATCAGCTCTGGACATTTGTGATGgacttttgtcacttttttgtGACAATATATAGACTGATCTATTAATCGAAACAATTATTGACAGATTCATCAATAATGAAAGTTAGTTACAGCTGTATATCTAGAATAGATTATTGTGTGCATTTCTAGAGTTTTCTTATCACAACTTGAGGATTTTTATTTGGTTCAAAATGCAGCAGCCAGACAGACTAATCAGATGTTTgagcatttaaaataaattctgataTCTTGATTTTAAAGATCTCCTTCTGAACTACAAAACCCTCAACAGACTGGCACCATTCTGTATCCGGTACCTGACATTAAACCATATATACCAGTACATCATTGCTCTGTAAGTGCTGGATATCTGACTGTTTGTAGTGAGAATTTTAAATCCAGtcctaaaaaacacattttctctctttactaCAGCTCTTCTTAGTTTTACATGTTGTGCAAACAAACAGTTTACTGTAAACGTCTTTTTCACTTCGGGTAGTGTCACCTATTGGTGATCTGTTGATATGTTAATTTCTCttaatttccatgtttttgtgtctgaggACCCCCTTGAAAATGAGATGGTGCATCTCAAGGGGGTTATCCTCAAATTTacggattttttttattttgtttaatctgtatgtTGTGTGCATCTATGTTCGGTTGTCTGTATGCAATATATGCATTTTGTGCATGTGGCTGTGCACATATAAAGAAGATTTATGTTTCTGTACAGGTTGCTGGTGATTTTgcattgttaataaaattaaCTTGAACTTGTTGACTATTAATTAACATACTGATTAAGTTAGACAGCCAGATTTATTCTTAACTTcattaatgtttatgttttacctGGTCCCACAGTGCACCGGCCACCTGATCGATGACGGCGCCGAGTTCTCGGTATTCCCCGGAGTACCGGATGTAGGCCCAGGTGCAGAGAGTGATCAGTGCCAGACCCAGGATCATGTTACACAAGCTGGCAATGATGTCCACGCCCACAAAGCCTGTGATGCCCGCAGCCACGTACATGACAAAGATGACCACGAACAGGGTGGCCGGCGTGCGGGCTGCGTGAAAAATGTTCTTGGAGTCATTGTGCTTGATGTACTGGACAAACACCTCGTCGATTTCTccctccagctgctgcaggtaGCGGCGGCTGAACTCCTCGCCTCCCATCTTCTTCACGCCCCGAAACACCTGCAGGGCCTCCTCTCTGATGATGCTGTGTCGGGCCTGCAGCTCGCTGGGGGCCAGGAAGGGCCGGTCACCCCCACAGACCTGGGAACAGAATGGAGAGGGTCAATGAAGGAGGATTAGACGGCTGGTGGACAGGTTGAGATTTTCTTGAAAATCCTGTTTACGTTTCCACCTACCCCCTCCATTTTCTTGTTGTACAGATCCTTTGCGGCCGCTACTGCTGCCAAATTATTTGCCTCTGCTGTGGCCTGAGAGGAAGCAGATGGAAATATAgtgatcattttttaaaagattttaagGTAATATAAgataagacaaaataagatgAACTTTATTGATCCGACACAGGGAAATGTGTCATAGCAGCAGAAGTACAAGAACAGATGCTTAGATAAGTAACTTATAAATACTATATACACTGACATaaatagcagctttaaagtgcAAAGGAAGTTGCAATAAAAAATTAGACAATGAAAAAAGTTTACCTGCAGCATGGATTTTGGATGTGGTAGCTCCTCACCTTGGTATATTTTGATGTAGGCCTGAAATAAACAATGGCATGacaaaaagcattaaaagtaCCAGAACTGGTTATATCATCAAGTAATGTAAATATGTTGGATTTAGTCACAGTCGTGTGCAGAAACTTAGAGTTACTAATATACTTAATAAAAGGACAATATGACTTAATGTACAGTGCACATTCATAGCACAAATAATATGAATGTAGAGTTTTAGCTATAAAgataaaatatctcaaaaccaatatcaatattaaaaagaaagtaCAGTGTTAGCTTGTGTGTTTCATATTAACATGGTCCTTTGTTCTGACCTTGAAGTACTCCACCAGGCCTCTACAGGTGATTTTGCTGGCGTTGATCTCCTTCACGTCGATGTTACGAGGACTGAGAAGCCAGGGGACCAGAACCTTCAGGTTGTTCAAGAAATCGCCATCGATCTCTAGACGGGGAGGAGAGGCAACGGCTGGTGAGTGTGTACAGTCTGTGCTGAAATTCAACAATGTTTGCTCAGTCCTAACTCACAACCATCTGTATTCATAACAGTTCttgcatttatttgtatttcttagacattattcatacattttagtctacagccatgctaacatgctgatgtttagcaggtaatgtttgtTAATCATCTTAGCTcagcatgttaccatgctaacatttgctaattagcactaaacacaatgtacagctaaggctgataggaatgtctGTACTATTTAGTCTTAAACCAAAAATTTTGACCCGATGATGGATGAAAAGTCATGGgattattacaatttatcctaaGGGggacattaatgtctgtactaaattccatggcaatcctcccagcagttgttgagacatttcactgaaaacaaaaatgtcaacctcatggtagtgctaaaggaaaagtctgagtgacagacattgccatccctagagtgactaaaattattttatattgtatatgtttAATGTCACCCATGGGCGCAACCCATCAAGTACGTCCTGTGTGTTGCAAACGTGTCTCATTTAAATGCTTTGATTATCATTCAAGGTCAGAAACTTTTGACAAGAAACACTACGATTCTGTGTTCACgaaaaactgaatgaaatagTCGGATGTTGTACGTCATAAGACAGAGGAAGTGTACCTGTAATTCTTCCATCAAAGTGTGGGTTGGTTGCCACTTTAAGGCCGGGGTGAGGCATCAGGAAACAGGAGATGTTGGTGAAGCAGGAGTGGATGTGTTTACGCACGTTCTGCAGCTCTTCATGCTGGTTCTCTGAGATCTACACCACAAACACGACCACATGTATCATGTTTTAGACGTGCCTTAGTTTGGTTTAGTTAGCCTCTTGCGGATCTGTACAGCAATTGTTTAAAACTGCACGTTATCAGTGAGACGTTCGACATCACAGCAGAGAAAACTGACGTGACAGGACTGAAAGGGAATTGACCTTCAACTCCATACACATGGGTGACAACTGACCTTCAGTCTCTTCTCGAGGAACTTCATGCCTCCCTCCTGTCCGTAGGGAAACTCATATGGAAAGCTCCAGTCTCGAACG is drawn from Siniperca chuatsi isolate FFG_IHB_CAS linkage group LG15, ASM2008510v1, whole genome shotgun sequence and contains these coding sequences:
- the atl1 gene encoding atlastin-1 isoform X2, with protein sequence MAKHRKDRDSWGSLGDKNVYDWSSEEEEPDGRARPVQVLVVKDDHTFELDEAALSRILLAEEVRDREVVAISVAGAFRKGKSFLMDFMLRYMYNHASEGWLGDADEPLTGFSWRGGSERETTGIQIWSEVFLVDKPDGRKVAVLLMDTQGTFDSQSTLRDSATVFALSTMISSMQVYNISQNVQEDDLQHLQLFTEYGRLAMEETFLKPFQSMIFLVRDWSFPYEFPYGQEGGMKFLEKRLKISENQHEELQNVRKHIHSCFTNISCFLMPHPGLKVATNPHFDGRITEIDGDFLNNLKVLVPWLLSPRNIDVKEINASKITCRGLVEYFKAYIKIYQGEELPHPKSMLQATAEANNLAAVAAAKDLYNKKMEGVCGGDRPFLAPSELQARHSIIREEALQVFRGVKKMGGEEFSRRYLQQLEGEIDEVFVQYIKHNDSKNIFHAARTPATLFVVIFVMYVAAGITGFVGVDIIASLCNMILGLALITLCTWAYIRYSGEYRELGAVIDQVAGALWDQGSTNEALYKLYNVAASHRHLYHHAFPGPQVDEDAEEQDKKRD
- the atl1 gene encoding atlastin-1 isoform X1, with the translated sequence MAKHRKDRDSWGEWSLGDKNVYDWSSEEEEPDGRARPVQVLVVKDDHTFELDEAALSRILLAEEVRDREVVAISVAGAFRKGKSFLMDFMLRYMYNHASEGWLGDADEPLTGFSWRGGSERETTGIQIWSEVFLVDKPDGRKVAVLLMDTQGTFDSQSTLRDSATVFALSTMISSMQVYNISQNVQEDDLQHLQLFTEYGRLAMEETFLKPFQSMIFLVRDWSFPYEFPYGQEGGMKFLEKRLKISENQHEELQNVRKHIHSCFTNISCFLMPHPGLKVATNPHFDGRITEIDGDFLNNLKVLVPWLLSPRNIDVKEINASKITCRGLVEYFKAYIKIYQGEELPHPKSMLQATAEANNLAAVAAAKDLYNKKMEGVCGGDRPFLAPSELQARHSIIREEALQVFRGVKKMGGEEFSRRYLQQLEGEIDEVFVQYIKHNDSKNIFHAARTPATLFVVIFVMYVAAGITGFVGVDIIASLCNMILGLALITLCTWAYIRYSGEYRELGAVIDQVAGALWDQGSTNEALYKLYNVAASHRHLYHHAFPGPQVDEDAEEQDKKRD